Sequence from the Fragaria vesca subsp. vesca linkage group LG4, FraVesHawaii_1.0, whole genome shotgun sequence genome:
AAAGAGATTTATAGTCAATGAAAACATGAGTAAAGTAGCACTTACAGAGAAAAAAAGATGAGAATAGCCATAAGGAAAAGGAAATGGAAGGAACAAGAAGGAAGAAACAGAAAAGGGGAAATGCTCAGCTGAACGCAAAAGATGAGAGAAAGATCGATGATACTAGTTGAAGAAGTGGGATTCCCATTAAATAGAAAAAAGCCGACGATACATTTTCTTGTTCATCACCCAAAATAAATATAAAACCCTTGCGATGACCAAGAACTTGGTACTCGGTAGGAATTCGAAATGGCAATATGGAAAATACATTAATGTAACGCCAACCTTATTATATCTCTTGTTTACTTTCATGGCATAAAAGCTTGTCAGATCCCAAACGATCGACTATTGATTTCCCAAGGTTTCTTGAAATATTGTCCTTCAGCTCTACCAGAGACTCTAATTTTTTTCAAGGAGTTCATGTTATATTATTCACTCAAACAGTTGAACCACAAAGCTGGACTAGAAATCTCGGTGATATCTAACATGCATTGCAGTCCCAGCAACAAATTATCAACTACAAGCGAGCAGAGGTTGAGAAAGCGCCTCCCTCAGGGGTGACAAGCGGAGCGGATTCAGTGAACCATGGTGCACTTGAACCGTTCACGTGTTCTAACAGTCAAAGCAAACGTCGTTATGACCAAAAAAATTCCAAGAAACCCAGTAAAAATTCCAAGAAAACGTCGTTATGACAGTAAAAATATCTATCTGCCTCTCTTCACCTCCTCGTTCGCAAGATCAGTACCGTCAATCTCTCCGCCAAGGAGATCGGAGAAGACATCACCAAGGAGACCGCCAAGGACTAGAACTCTGGAACGGCCTCCGCGTCACCGTCCAGAACCAGGCCAAGGTCTACGTCCCTGCTGCCGCCATCGTCGTCAAGGACCGGAGTTCGAGCTCGACCGGCGAAGACGAAGCGAAAGGTTGTGTTCGCCGACTCGCCGCCGTTATAAGATCTGACGAAGACTCTTGAATCTCCGGGTTATGGTTTCAGGTCGACAGGTCGTCAATCGGGTCGAAGAGGCTCGAGTCTGCTGGTATACCCATAAACTTCCAGAAAGTCGATCCCTCCAAGGTTACACCGGATGCTCATTTCCAGAAAGATCTTGGTTTAGATAGTTTAGATGCTGTGGAGATTGTGATGGCACTTGAAGAGGAGCTTGGGTTTGAGATCCCAGACAATGAAGCAGACAAGATCAACTCCATTGGCCTTGCTGTTGACTTTATATCCTCTCACCCTCAGGCAAAGTAGGGCTGGCATGAAGCTTCATTTTAATAGCTGTTGAACTTATGAGCTTCATATCCCTTTTCCACCGTTTTTCTTGTTAATTATACTTCTTTTTTTTGAATAGTTGTTAATTATATATACTTTAGAAGAGTAGTATTTTGGTATGCTTAAACTTCAGTGTGCTGGCATTTCCGGTTAGGGAAAGTGTGTAATCAACTTCGTCACTGTTTTGTTTAGTTTATTGGTTGTACAAAAAAAAAAAATCATTAATTTTTTGAATATCCTAAAAGTTTTCGAAAAATACTACATAAGGCTTAAATCGAGAATTCACCTTATGAAGTTGTGATAACTTCTAAAGTATATTCCCGATACACTACTAGGACAAGCACTTTAGCCGACAAAAAAGTTTCGTCGGCCTGTTAGCTTAATTCGTCGGCTAAGATCTTAGCTGACGAAGGCTCGTCGGCTAAGATTTCGTCGGGAAAAGGTCGTCGACGATGACTTTAGCCGACGAAACTAGAAAACGTCGTCGGCTATAGTCCCAGAGTTTAGCCGACGAAAAACATGTCGTCGGTTTTTTCACAGACTTTAGCCGACGAAACATTTTAGATATTCGTCGGCTATAGTCCAAGAGTTTAGCCAACGAAAAACATGTCGTCGGTTTTTTCTCAGACTTTAGCCAACGAAACATTTAAGATACTCGTCGGCTAAAGTGTGTAATTAAAAATTAAAAAATAACTAAAGCCGACGAAATATAGTCTGTTTCGTCGGCTTTAGAAGAGTTTAGCCGACGAAACATGTCATAATTCGTCGGCTAAACCTTATTTAAAAAAATTTAAAATACTATAGCCGACGAATTATTGCTTATTTCGTCAGCTATAAGTCCATTCCAGTAAAAAAAAAACCCGAAATTTCTAAATTACCATTTCAAGCAAGCTGCAAAATACACCAAAACAATTCCATATAACTAACAACAACAATAAGCACATAAAACAATATATAATTCATCAACTACACAAAATCTAGATCGTCTAAATTAAAATCCGCTTCTGGGGGCTCTGCGGCGGCTGGGGTAGCGGTATAGCTGTAGGCATGGGTGGAGCCGGAAGTCCCTGAAGCTGGGCAGCTGTAAAGTCTTGCATGTACTGGAACACATGCTGCTGCTGGGCCTGCTGGATGGCATGTATCTCGGCAACATAGGCTGCCTACACGGTATTATAGGCTGCTTGCGAGGCATTATAGGCAGCCTGAGCAGCTTGTTGTTCCCATAGTTTTTGAACTTCCGACTCTAGCTGAGTCGTCCTGGTGGTCGTGGTCGTGGTCCTGCTGCTGGTCGAGGCTGCCTTTCGTTGAAATCCTGGAGTGGTCTTCAAGACCCTCTCGCCCTTCTTTCCTAGACCCCGGCAGTAAAAGTTGTTTACTCGCAGTGGGAAGGCTGTGCCCATGATCCTCGCCCCAATCGTCGATCTGAAGTGTCGATCCGGGACATGGTTTCAGACATCTCTTCCTCCTGCGTGTCCGGCCATGTCTCTCTCACTATAGCACTCATCACCTCGTCACTAGCCTCCCTCACCTTCGTCTAATTGGATAGGAAAAAATTATTAATTAACATTTTGACATATATATAAGTAAAATTAAAAATTTAAAAACGTAAGATAACTTATAATATCCTTCTGGGCGTCAGGATATGCCTTCTCGTACGTATAGACGTACTGGTTGACTTCTGGATGTTCCTTGGCCGCCTCGTCCATGAAAACAGCGAACGGTCTAGAACTGGCACGATGGTTCCTTGTGTTAGGTTGCCGGTTCTGAGTGTTCGCCCGGGAAACGGCCTTCAAAGATAAAACTAAACTATTAGTAAAATATTTAAAAACGCACGTACTTAATGACAAATTAACTAATTAATTTTTTTAAATACCTGTTTACGAGGGTTGTTGAATTCTGATATCAGAAGCCAACGCCACTCGTACTCCCTGTACTGGAACTCAACAGGGGTACCAGAACGTGCGTTCCCGTGCGTAGTCCAGTGGGTCCGCAACTCGTTCTTCCACTCCTTGTACCTACCGATACAACAAAAATATTAGAAATATTATTAATATCACATACAATTTTATTTTTTCATTAACTTCCCAACGTACCTTCCCCCATGCACAACGTCCGCCCAGCTGCTCTTCAGGTGCTTGGGAACCTCAAACCACACCTGCATTTAACCGTTTATTAGTTTAGTTTTTCGAGAAATCAACAATGTAATACATAATATTATTGAGGCATTTTGTAAACTCACCGACATCGCGTTGTGGACCATGTCCTTAACCTCATGCGGGACCTCGCCCCAGTCTGACCACAACATAGAGACTGTATCCCTAATGAGCGCTCCCACGTGGCCGGAATACGTCCTCGACTTCCCGCCCGATACTATGTCGCCATTCCCGTCAGTACGGATGACGATCCTCCCTGAGGTACCGACGATCTTCTCGAGAGCCTTCCCTGTGACGGGGCCTCTCTTCTTCTTTGCCGGCTTCGCTCCGACGGTGCTTATCACATGATAAACTAAATTTATTATTAAAATCGGAGAATTATAAGAAAACAAATCATTCATCTTTCATTACCTGAGGGCGATGCGGCGGACGCGACGGATTCTGTCTTTATCTCCGATGATGACACCCTTGCGGAAATAAGAGGCGTATCAAAAGGCACGAACCGGTACGCCGCTGATGGAGCCATTGGCAGGGGCAGTGAATAAATCGGCGTCCCTGAGCCATCGACTGCAGGTAAGGCTGGTATCATCCGCAGAAGGAACAGATGAGGCGGCGGCATCTGTACCCCAGATGACCCACTATCTGAAGAAGTAGGACCTGGAGTGGGCGCCCGGTGTATCTCAGGCATACAGGGTGCAGACACCTCCGTCTGGGTCTGAGGCCACAACTGCCTCGAGGAATGAGGGACGCCCCGCTGCCTCGATGAAGGGGGCACCTCCGGCTGCCTCTGCGCCGTCTGCAGAAGGGTCGCACGTCTGGCTGTAATGGGGCCCTGAAACGACGTTTGAGGGTTGCTAAAGGTTCCCTCAGACGATTCGGACCTTTGGCCCTTCGAACCCTTCGTCGATCTAATATTATCGCTCATCCTGTTTAAAATATTAATTTGAATCAAGGCCAATGTTTTAAAAGGTTAAGGCGTAGCCGAGGCTATGGAGCGAGAGCCTCACCAAGGCGTCAGCCTTTTGAAAAAAAAATTTACATTTGTAACTTTTAAAAATTAATTTTTTAAGCTCCTAACTTTTAGATTTATATTTCATGACAAGAAGAGGAGGTCAGTTTCATGCTTACTTTCATATTCGTAACAACACCACAAAATCAAACAATGTAAACCCATTCAATTAGTCAACAAAAAAAATATATACACTTCCTAAATACAAATTTACACTTCCTAAATACAAATATACATTTCCTAACAACACCACAACATTGCAATTGACCGGAAAATCAAAGCAAACACAAAATACTAAATACAAATATACACTTCTTAAATACTAAATACAAATATACACTTCCTAAATACAAATATATACTTCCTAACAACACCACAACATTGCAATTGACCGGAAATCAAAGCAAACACAAAATTAAATGTGAAACAGAAATGTACTCGAGGAGGAGGGAGGGCTCGAGGCTGGAGCAGCAGGAGGAGGAGGGAGGACCGGAGCAGCAGGAGGAGGAGGGAGGGCTGGAGCAATAGGAGGAGGAGGGAGGGCCGGAGCAGGCAAGCAGTAGAGGGCGACCGAGAGAGGGAGAGGGAGAGGAGGCGGAGGAGGCAGACCGGGAGAGGGAGAGGGCAACTGGGAGAGGGAGAGGGCGACCAGGAGAGGGAGAGGAGGCGGAAGAGGAGGCTAGGGTATTTCTGCTATCGAGCGTTGGGTGTTCGTCTCTATACCCGACAACTTTAATTTCGTCGGCTAAAGATAATAATCTCGTCGGCTAAGATAATAATCTCGTCGGCTAAGATCAAATTCGTCGGCTAAACCTTTGAAATTCGTCGGCTAAATCTTTAAAATTCGTCGGCTAAATCTTTCAATTTCGTCGGCTATAGTACTTTTTATACATTCGGCAAATTGTGATTGTGATGATCAAACTTGAGAAACGAAAATCCGACCGTCAGATCTGACCATCATGATAAAATACACGTATGGGAAAAAATTCAACTTGATCCGACAAGGTTAAGGGCTCGATCCGGATGGTCAATCAGTTAAGTCAAACCCCTAAACGCACGGAAAAGGTCATTGGACCGTCTAAATTTCGTATTTTGGCCGGACCTTCAACTGAAAATAATTTCAAACCGATGAGACGCAACAAGTCGTATAAAGATTTTACTCAAAATAACCACCGAACGTAGGGCTACTCATAGGGAGAAAGAATGAAAAATTGCATTGATCACAACTATCGGCACCGAAACTTTACCGGAATACTGTGATTTTTCAACTGTTGACGTATTTCACCATTCTGGTCATATCTTATTTCACGACTTTTTTGTGTTTGAAGGTTTTACGTATAGTTTGTTTTTGAAACGGAACATTTACTTAACACTCGGTAAACAAGTTATACAACATTAGTAGGCAAGTTGTGATTGTGATGATCAAACTTGAGAAACGGAAATCCGACCGTCAGATTTGACCATCATGACAAAATACATCTATGGGCAAAAATTCAACTTGATCCGACAAGGTTAAGGGCTCGATCCGGACGGTCAATCCGTTAAGTTAAACCCCTAAACGCACGGAAAAGGTCATTGGACCGTCTAAATTACGTATTTTGGCCAGACCTTCAACTGAAAATAGTTTCAAACCGATGAGACGCAATAAGTCGTATAAAAATTTTACGCAAAATAACCACCGAAGATTGGGTTACTCATAGGGAGAAAGAATGAAAAATTGCATTGACTGCAACTATCGGCACCGAAACTTTACCGGAATACTGTGATTTTTCAACCGTGGACTTATTTCACCATTATGGTAATATCTTATTTCACGACTTTTTTGCGTTTGAAGGTTTTACGTATAGTTTGTTTTTGAAACGGAACATTTACTTAACACTTAGTAAACAAGTTCTACAACATTAGTAGGCATATTGTGATTGTGATGATCAAACTTGAGAAACGGAAATCCGACCATCAAATCTAACCATCATGACAAAATACATGTATGGGCAAAAATTCAACTTGATCCGACAAGATTAAGGGCTCGATCCGGACGGTCAATCCCGTAAGTCAAACCCCTAAATGCACGGAAAAGGTCGTTGGACCGTTTAAATTTCGTATTTTGGCCTGACCTTCAACTGAAATTAGTTTCAAATTGATGAGACGCAACGAGTTGTATAAAAAATTTACGGAAAATAAGCACCGAAGATAGGGCTATAGTATGTAATAGAAAAATTTTAGGGTTTAGCCGACGAATACCCTAATATATTCGTCGCCTATAGTATGTAATAAAAAATAAAAAAATAAATAAAGCTGACGATATATTAGGGTATTCGTCGGCTAAACTGATCTTAACCGACGACTTATAATATAATTCGTCGGCTAAGATGGTTTTAGCCGACGAAATATACTATAATTCGTCGGCTAAGATGTTTTAGGCTGACAAATTATGGTGTATTTCGTCGGCTAAAGTATAAAAAATACATTAAAAAAACTGAAGTCTTAATGTAAACCATACTCACTTCCTGTTCATATATCACCAAAATTCATATAAAATAACAGAAATATGAATTCAACATATGTAAACTATAAAGGTAATACATTCTTTTTTATTACAAATTAATGTATTACGTCCTCTAAATTAAAACTAAGGCTCGTAATCGGAATCATCCGATGAGTCTTTTTCGGTGTCAGAATTAATTTCTGGTAATCTATGCATTTCCTCATCGCCAGAGTCTTCGTCTGTTTCTTGATTTGGATCAACATCAATAAGCCTTGACTCTTTATCACGAATTCGCACCGAACGACCCGCTTTAAAATTATTAAGGTGAACGGTAGAGGAGTTAGGAATACCTATTGTGTTGGGCTCTTGATACGCAACATCTTCTTCCTCGTCTTCGGCCTCTCCAAGTGTAGCCGCCCGGTAAATGTTTCGAGGGTGCACAAGGTTGACTACTTTCCACGCGTCACCCTTAGCAAGGTCATCAAGATAAAACACTTGTTTTACCGATGTGGCAAAAACAAACGGGTCATTTTCGTAACAACTTGTAGCAGTGTTCAACAATAATATTCTGTACTGATCGGTCTTCATGCTCTGCGGCCTAGTATCAAACCATCTACACTTGAAGAGGTGCACTGTCATGTCTTGCCCATAAACAAGTTCCACCACTGAATGGAGAACACCGTAATAGTCAACTCCATTCCGCCCACCATGTGCCAT
This genomic interval carries:
- the LOC101294654 gene encoding acyl carrier protein 2, mitochondrial-like, producing MTVKISICLSSPPRSQDQYRQSLRQGDRRRHHQGDRQGLELWNGLRVTVQNQAKVYVPAAAIVVKDRSSSSTGEDEAKGCVDRSSIGSKRLESAGIPINFQKVDPSKVTPDAHFQKDLGLDSLDAVEIVMALEEELGFEIPDNEADKINSIGLAVDFISSHPQAK